A stretch of DNA from Spiroplasma endosymbiont of Nebria brevicollis:
TTCAAGCCGAAGCTATTGTCCAATTACGATTGTATCGGTTAACTGCTACTGATATTGAAACTTTAATTTTAGAAAAAGCTGATATTGAAAATAAAATTATGTTGTTAAAAGAAATTCTTGGTAATGAAAAATCATTACAACAAGTAATTATTAATGAATTAACATTAATTAGAGATAATTATCCATTACCTAGAAGATCACTTATTCAAGGTGAAATTACCGAAATCACAATTGATGAAAAAGCAACATTACATCAAGAAGCAGTTTTTGTTAGTGTTAGTTATGATGGATGAATCAAGGTTATTAGTACTAAAGTCTTAGCACAAAATCTTGATGATTATCAAGAATTTGGTCGCAAACCAGATGATATTATTATTGGCACTAGTGTCATGAACAACTTTGATAACTTATTATTGTTTACTAATAAAGGTAATTATATTTTAGTTCCAACCTTTAAGTTAGAAGAAAATAAATGAAAAGATAATGGTATTCACGTTAATACATTATGTAAAATTGATGGTGATGAAAAAATTATTAAAGTAGCAAAAATTAATACTTTTGAACAAAAAAATATTAATGTTGTGGTTGTTACTAAAAATGGTTTTATTAAGAGAATGTCACTGCTAGAGTTATCAATACTAAGATTTAATAAAATTGCTAAATATGTTAAATTAAAAGATAATGATAATGTTGTTAGTGTTAGTATCACGACAGAACATGATTTTATTATCTTATCAACAAAAAAAGGTTTTACTTTAAAATATTTAGAGTCGAAAGTACCGCTCTTAAGCAAAACTGCAGTTGGGGTTAAAGCCTTAAAACTTAATTATAATGATGACGAAGTCATTGGAATGGCTTGTGGTAATAGTAATGATATATATGGAATGATTACATCAGTAGGAACTATTAAAAGAATATTATTTAATACCATTGAACTCACATCAAGAACAGCAAAAGGTAATAAAATTTTAAAAATTCCAAAATCGAAAACGGTAACTATTATTAAAACCTTTTTAGCATCTGATGAGATTTTTATTAATATTTTAGGTAAAAAAGAAAAATGAGCAGTTATTAAAGCAAGTGACATTCCTATTACCAAAGTTAATGAAGGAATGGGAAAAGCAGAAAGCGAAAATATTATTGTTGGAAGCAATAACTTAATTATGAATCTAGTAGTTAAGGATATTATTTCCACTGAGGGTCTCATTGAAGAATCATCTGATGATTTTAATGATATTGATGAAAATATTTAAATGAATGACTAAGGTCTATTTCAATAATTTGGTTGAAATAGACTTTTTCTATCAAACAGTCATGC
This window harbors:
- the parC gene encoding DNA topoisomerase IV subunit A translates to MLVYPIDNIVAERFGRYAKYIILERALPDVRDGLKPVQRRILYAMNDLGLTNDKAYKKAARVVGEVIGKYHPHGDTAVYAAMCRMAQEWKLAWPLVQMHGNKGSIDGDNPAAMRYTEARLSAISQLLLNDIKKDTVHFNKNFDESETEPAILPGYFPNLLVNGASGIAVGMATNIPPHNLQEVINAVIMRIENPQCTINDLMEHTIKGPDFPTGGIVQGIKGIKEAYHTGKGRIAIRATTAINMENEFPQIVITEIPFEVIKQDLVKKIEDIRSLQKIQGIKEVRDETDRTGLRIVVELTHDAKINDILNYLFKNTSLQIYYNFNLVAIANKKPVQMNLVKILDFYINHQVIIVTKRSKFDLAQLERRLDIVNGLVIALSQVDKVIKIIRNSTDRARAKQNLIVAFEFTEIQAEAIVQLRLYRLTATDIETLILEKADIENKIMLLKEILGNEKSLQQVIINELTLIRDNYPLPRRSLIQGEITEITIDEKATLHQEAVFVSVSYDGWIKVISTKVLAQNLDDYQEFGRKPDDIIIGTSVMNNFDNLLLFTNKGNYILVPTFKLEENKWKDNGIHVNTLCKIDGDEKIIKVAKINTFEQKNINVVVVTKNGFIKRMSLLELSILRFNKIAKYVKLKDNDNVVSVSITTEHDFIILSTKKGFTLKYLESKVPLLSKTAVGVKALKLNYNDDEVIGMACGNSNDIYGMITSVGTIKRILFNTIELTSRTAKGNKILKIPKSKTVTIIKTFLASDEIFINILGKKEKWAVIKASDIPITKVNEGMGKAESENIIVGSNNLIMNLVVKDIISTEGLIEESSDDFNDIDENI